A DNA window from Vigna angularis cultivar LongXiaoDou No.4 chromosome 1, ASM1680809v1, whole genome shotgun sequence contains the following coding sequences:
- the LOC108347170 gene encoding probable caffeoyl-CoA O-methyltransferase At4g26220, translating into MAETRDALYVQHKKTKRNIGLAEHRAMSSNPIILQSEKLTKYILETSVYPREAKTLKELRNVTATHPWGFMGADPDAGQLMALLLKLLNAKKTIEVGVFTGYSLLLTALTIPDDGKIIALDPDREAYEIGLPFIKKAGVEHKIDFIQSPALPVLDKLLEDDSNKDSFDFAFVDADKDNYWNYHERLLKLVKIGGLIIYDNTLWGGTVAWPEEDVPIPKRKYRQAVVAFNKAIADDSRVEISVVSIGDGFTICWRAQ; encoded by the exons ATGGCCGAAACGAGGGACGCATTGTATGTCCAACacaaaaaaacaaagagaaacaTAGGCTTAGCAGAGCATAGAGCAATGTCCTCTAATCCAATAATACTGCAGAGTGAGAAGTTGACCAAG TATATACTGGAGACTAGTGTTTACCCTCGAGAAGCCAAGACTCTCAAAGAGCTAAGGAATGTCACCGCAACACACCCTTG GGGATTTATGGGCGCTGATCCTGATGCGGGTCAGCTAATGGCCTTGCTCTTGAAGCTGTTGAATGCTAAAAAGACCATTGAAGTGGGAGTTTTTACAGGATACTCTCTTCTCCTCACTGCACTAACCATTCCAGACGATGGAAAg ATTATAGCCCTGGATCCAGATAGAGAAGCTTATGAGATAGGACTACCATTCATTAAGAAGGCTGGTGTAGAGCACAAGATCGACTTCATTCAGTCCCCAGCTCTACCTGTTCTTGATAAACTATTAGAAGAC GATTCGAATAAGGATAGTTTTGACTTTGCCTTCGTTGATGCTGATAAAGATAACTACTGGAATTACCACGAGCGGCTTCTTAAACTGGTGAAGATTGGTGGGTTAATAATCTATGATAATACCCTCTGGGGTGGAACTGTTGCCTGGCCTGAAGAGGATGTTCCAATACCCAAAAGAAAATACCGGCAGGCTGTTGTAGCTTTCAACAAAGCAATTGCAGATGATTCTCGTGTTGAAATTTCTGTTGTTTCAATTGGTGATGGCTTCACTATTTGCTGGCGTGCTCAATGA
- the LOC108347068 gene encoding 40S ribosomal protein S15a-5: MGRRILNDALRSMVNAERRGKAMVELKPISTVMSSFLRIMKNHGYIKDFQVYDPHRVGRITVELQGRINDCKALTYRKDMKARDLEAYRLQTLPTHQWGYVVITTPDGVLDHEEAIKKNVGGQVLGYFH; encoded by the exons ATGGGAAGGAGGATCCTGAACGATGCCTTGAGGAGTATGGTGAATGCAGAGAGAAGAGGGAAAGCTATGGTGGAACTCAAGCCAATTTCCACTGTTATGTCTTCATTTCTCCGAATCATGAAAAACCATG GTTATATCAAAGACTTTCAAGTCTATGATCCGCATAGAGTGGGGAGGATAACGGTTGAACTACAAGGTAGGATTAACGATTGCAAGGCTCTTACATACCGAAAAGATATGAAGGCAAGGGATCTTGAAGCCTACAGATTGCAGACTCTTCCTACTCATCAG TGGGGTTATGTTGTGATTACTACTCCTGACGGTGTTTTGGATCATGAAGAAGCCATTAAGAAGAATGTAGGCGGCCAGGTTCTTGGTTACTTTCACTGA